The following coding sequences are from one Prochlorococcus marinus CUG1438 window:
- a CDS encoding N-acetylneuraminate synthase family protein has translation MFPDSFKIANKKVGLGQPTYFIADIAANHDGDIERAKDLIYQAADAGADAAKFQHFQAETIVSNKGFLNLGDQLSHQKNWKKSVYEVYKDASVNLEWTKELVETCKKADIPFFTTPYSLEVVDYIDKFVPAYKIGSGDITWLEMIKKVANKNKPYFIASGASNFEEVILAVKTGIESNNKLCLMQCNTNYTASIENFQYINLNVIKSYQSIFPGLIIGLSDHTPGATTVLGAVTLGAKMIEKHFTDDNEREGPDHKFSMNPKSWKEMVLRTRELELSLGNGIKKIEDNEKETAILQRRSLMTTKKINKGEIILDEYIKTVRPCPNDALTPFVKNKLIGRKANRDIDSDSHFLMKDLF, from the coding sequence ATGTTTCCTGATTCTTTTAAAATTGCAAACAAGAAAGTTGGATTAGGTCAACCAACCTATTTTATTGCAGACATAGCCGCTAATCATGATGGTGATATTGAACGAGCAAAGGATCTTATTTATCAAGCAGCAGACGCTGGAGCAGATGCTGCTAAATTTCAGCATTTCCAAGCTGAAACGATAGTAAGCAATAAGGGTTTCTTAAATTTAGGAGATCAATTATCACATCAAAAAAATTGGAAGAAAAGCGTTTATGAAGTTTATAAAGATGCATCCGTTAATTTGGAATGGACTAAAGAACTTGTTGAAACCTGTAAAAAAGCTGATATCCCTTTTTTTACTACTCCTTATTCTTTAGAAGTAGTTGACTACATCGATAAATTCGTCCCTGCCTATAAGATTGGATCAGGAGATATTACTTGGTTAGAAATGATTAAAAAAGTGGCTAATAAAAATAAGCCATATTTCATAGCCAGTGGTGCCTCAAATTTTGAGGAGGTTATCTTGGCTGTAAAAACAGGCATAGAATCAAATAATAAACTATGTTTAATGCAATGTAATACTAATTACACTGCCAGTATCGAAAATTTTCAATATATAAATTTAAACGTAATCAAATCTTATCAATCAATATTTCCTGGCTTGATAATTGGTCTTAGTGACCATACCCCTGGGGCAACAACGGTACTTGGAGCGGTAACATTAGGAGCGAAAATGATAGAAAAACATTTTACTGATGATAATGAAAGAGAGGGTCCAGATCACAAATTCTCTATGAATCCGAAATCTTGGAAGGAAATGGTTCTCAGGACTAGGGAGTTAGAACTCTCTTTAGGCAATGGTATAAAAAAAATTGAAGATAATGAAAAAGAAACTGCAATTTTACAGAGAAGATCCTTAATGACTACAAAAAAGATTAATAAAGGTGAAATCATTTTAGATGAATATATAAAAACAGTAAGACCGTGTCCAAATGATGCCTTAACCCCTTTTGTTAAAAATAAGCTTATAGGCAGAAAAGCTAACAGAGATATTGATTCCGATTCTCATTTTCTAATGAAAGATTTATTTTGA
- a CDS encoding ABC transporter ATP-binding protein, whose protein sequence is MINKNTFLNRNIYFKVFETAYNLLNKNEKHKLKINIIISFIAGFLEILSATIFFPLVSVIIEPEVIKTNNLINNIWVIFGRPDDINFIYGLSILIIVILATSTFINLFSQASAVKEASNAQERFAKELYKKIIYSPYEWHIKNNPNLIRNVFLNNLQLWNKSVIRSIPFISGQVSGILCATLTLLFTTPKLGLVLIIISTFILSILLKIIRKKTSKLMGKVRENEELINIFMTETLNGIKDIKLSSREKNFIGNFYKLNHTIIKNYASASKWNLLPTYTVILIGQLSILITTLILFSVGIRGGELAAIMAIIVIVFSRVIPMFNRLGSSLNNIANLEKWMDRIYLTQKNLRLPNDFLNQDTEIADYRFNWDKVKFSSVKFIYPESNNIVFQNLNFEIKKGLHYAFVGYSGSGKTTAIDLFLGLLQPTEGNIFIDDKDLKEVGSKRWQRKIKYVPQKPLITSGSLRENIAFGYDKEKIDDERVIYCLKQTQIYEMAKQLSSGIYTNLGNDAITLSGGQKQRVAISRALYSNPDILILDEATSSLDAETEKIIQKTIKKLSKSITIISIAHRFSTIKNCDYIFLFNKGKITAKGDYDSLITTSKLFKKLSS, encoded by the coding sequence ATGATAAACAAAAATACCTTTTTAAATCGTAATATATACTTCAAAGTTTTTGAAACAGCATACAATCTTTTAAATAAAAATGAGAAACATAAACTAAAAATAAACATAATAATATCTTTTATTGCTGGATTTCTAGAAATATTATCAGCCACAATTTTTTTTCCACTTGTAAGCGTGATAATTGAACCAGAAGTTATAAAAACCAATAATTTAATAAATAATATTTGGGTTATATTTGGAAGACCTGATGATATTAATTTTATATATGGTTTAAGTATTTTAATTATAGTAATACTGGCTACATCGACTTTTATTAATTTATTTTCTCAAGCATCGGCAGTTAAAGAAGCAAGTAATGCGCAAGAAAGATTTGCAAAAGAATTATATAAAAAGATTATATATTCACCCTATGAATGGCATATAAAAAATAACCCTAATTTAATCAGAAATGTTTTTTTAAATAATTTACAGCTTTGGAATAAATCTGTAATAAGATCAATACCGTTTATATCTGGACAAGTTTCTGGAATCTTATGCGCCACATTGACATTATTATTTACGACTCCAAAACTTGGGTTAGTTTTAATAATAATTTCAACATTTATATTATCAATTTTATTAAAAATTATTAGAAAAAAAACGTCTAAGCTCATGGGCAAGGTAAGGGAGAATGAGGAACTTATAAATATTTTCATGACAGAAACTCTGAATGGCATAAAGGATATTAAGCTTTCTTCAAGAGAAAAAAATTTCATAGGAAATTTCTATAAATTAAATCACACCATTATCAAAAATTATGCCTCAGCTAGTAAATGGAATTTATTACCAACTTACACCGTAATTCTGATAGGTCAATTAAGTATTCTAATCACAACCTTGATACTATTTTCAGTTGGTATCAGAGGGGGGGAATTAGCTGCAATAATGGCAATCATAGTTATTGTTTTTTCAAGAGTTATTCCAATGTTTAATAGACTAGGTTCTTCACTAAATAATATTGCGAATTTAGAAAAGTGGATGGATAGAATTTATTTGACACAAAAAAATCTAAGATTGCCAAATGATTTCCTCAACCAAGATACCGAAATAGCAGATTATAGATTTAATTGGGATAAAGTAAAATTCTCTTCAGTCAAATTTATTTATCCAGAATCAAATAATATTGTTTTCCAAAACCTAAATTTTGAAATAAAGAAAGGCTTGCATTACGCCTTTGTAGGCTATTCAGGATCCGGCAAAACTACAGCAATTGACTTATTTTTAGGGTTACTTCAACCTACTGAAGGAAATATATTTATTGATGATAAAGATTTAAAAGAAGTAGGATCAAAAAGATGGCAAAGAAAAATTAAATATGTTCCACAAAAGCCGTTAATAACAAGTGGAAGCCTGAGAGAAAATATTGCTTTTGGATATGATAAGGAAAAAATTGATGATGAAAGAGTAATTTATTGCTTAAAACAAACACAAATTTACGAAATGGCTAAACAATTAAGTAGTGGGATTTATACTAATTTAGGCAATGATGCAATTACTCTCTCAGGAGGGCAAAAGCAAAGGGTTGCAATTTCAAGAGCTCTTTATAGTAATCCAGATATACTTATTTTAGATGAAGCTACGAGTTCACTCGATGCAGAAACTGAAAAAATAATTCAAAAAACTATTAAAAAGCTAAGCAAAAGTATCACAATAATTTCTATTGCACATAGGTTCTCAACTATAAAAAATTGTGATTATATTTTTCTTTTTAATAAAGGGAAAATAACAGCAAAAGGTGATTATGATTCTTTAATAACCACAAGTAAGTTATTCAAAAAACTTTCTTCTTGA
- a CDS encoding SDR family oxidoreductase: MKYKKALIIGSNGMLGQAFSREFEAINVEPIGIARKNANYCLDLKNFEIIPKIINESKADVIINCAGIVSLKECEAKPLIANKINAELVDVLAENCLKFDKKFIHISTDHFYINDKKKLHKETDDIKIVNQYAKTKRVGEINALKNPDSIVIRTNITGLRGNISKPTFFEWLYSCLIKKSNISLFNDFYTSTISAELLAKYTILISQLNIKGLINIASSECISKKDFALLLAKNLSINFDWYENASVKSLQPNRADSLGLDCSKVENILQKKMPKASEVINNLVKSLKKNQS; this comes from the coding sequence ATGAAATATAAAAAAGCCCTCATAATCGGATCAAATGGAATGTTAGGTCAAGCTTTTTCCAGAGAATTTGAAGCAATCAATGTAGAACCAATTGGAATTGCCAGAAAAAATGCAAACTATTGCTTAGACTTAAAGAATTTCGAAATCATTCCAAAAATAATTAATGAATCTAAGGCTGATGTAATAATAAATTGCGCAGGCATAGTCTCTCTAAAAGAATGCGAAGCAAAACCATTGATTGCCAATAAAATCAATGCTGAATTAGTAGATGTACTTGCCGAAAATTGTTTAAAATTTGATAAAAAATTTATACATATATCTACTGATCATTTTTATATAAATGATAAAAAAAAACTTCATAAGGAAACTGATGATATAAAAATCGTAAATCAATATGCAAAAACAAAAAGAGTAGGTGAAATTAACGCTTTGAAAAATCCTGATTCTATCGTCATAAGAACAAACATTACTGGTTTAAGAGGCAATATATCAAAACCAACATTCTTTGAATGGCTTTATTCTTGTTTAATTAAAAAATCAAATATTTCCTTATTTAATGATTTCTACACATCAACTATAAGTGCTGAATTATTAGCTAAATATACAATCCTTATCTCGCAATTAAATATAAAAGGTTTAATTAACATCGCATCCTCAGAATGTATATCAAAAAAAGATTTTGCCTTGTTACTAGCAAAGAATTTATCAATAAATTTTGATTGGTACGAAAATGCATCTGTGAAGAGCTTACAACCTAATAGGGCTGATAGCCTTGGACTAGACTGTTCGAAAGTTGAGAATATTTTGCAAAAAAAAATGCCAAAAGCTAGCGAGGTAATTAATAACCTAGTAAAATCTTTAAAAAAAAATCAAAGTTAA
- a CDS encoding NAD-dependent epimerase/dehydratase family protein, whose amino-acid sequence MKLEPKNHKEVFVTGGGGLIGSFLSEILVNKGHRVFIIDDFSKGHIKNLKNIENKVEIIEADLQDISQARNALSQAKNIFHLASRAYGIGYSSKNHIETLLHNEKITNNLLEVFTESKPENILITSSSCVYKDGGPDTISERDLFEENPEEANKGYGWAKRFLEQKFILFSEINEVNLKIVRPFNIYGERYRWVGEYSSAIPMLIKRILDGEDPLYAWGSGNQRRSYMHAYDCARLMIKIMDNTIGNVVVNIGTRETISVSELVSKICNISGNNPKIIFDTSKPEGRFVKSSDTDHLQKIINSEKITTIEIDEGLKKMIGWYNENFK is encoded by the coding sequence ATGAAATTAGAGCCAAAAAATCATAAAGAAGTATTTGTCACTGGGGGTGGAGGATTAATTGGCTCATTTTTATCTGAAATTTTAGTAAATAAAGGACATAGGGTTTTTATAATTGACGACTTTTCAAAAGGGCATATTAAAAATCTGAAGAATATTGAAAATAAAGTAGAGATTATAGAAGCTGATCTTCAAGATATTTCTCAAGCACGTAATGCTCTTTCTCAAGCAAAAAATATTTTTCACTTAGCAAGTAGAGCTTATGGCATTGGTTATTCTTCAAAAAATCATATCGAAACTTTATTACATAATGAAAAAATAACAAATAATCTTCTAGAAGTTTTTACAGAGTCAAAGCCTGAAAATATTCTGATTACAAGTTCATCCTGCGTTTACAAGGATGGAGGACCAGATACTATCTCAGAACGTGATTTATTTGAAGAAAACCCTGAAGAAGCAAATAAAGGATATGGATGGGCTAAACGTTTCTTAGAACAAAAGTTCATATTGTTTTCAGAAATAAATGAAGTAAATTTAAAAATAGTAAGACCTTTTAATATATATGGTGAACGGTATAGATGGGTAGGCGAATATTCAAGTGCTATACCAATGCTAATCAAAAGGATATTAGATGGCGAAGATCCTCTTTATGCTTGGGGGTCAGGAAATCAAAGAAGAAGTTATATGCATGCATATGATTGTGCAAGATTAATGATTAAGATTATGGATAATACGATTGGTAATGTGGTAGTAAATATTGGAACGAGAGAGACGATTTCGGTTTCTGAATTAGTAAGTAAAATTTGCAATATTTCTGGTAATAATCCAAAAATAATTTTTGACACCTCAAAGCCAGAAGGTAGATTTGTAAAGAGTTCCGATACCGATCATCTTCAAAAAATAATTAATAGTGAAAAAATTACGACAATCGAAATTGATGAGGGTTTAAAAAAAATGATAGGTTGGTACAACGAAAATTTTAAATAA
- a CDS encoding glycosyltransferase: MLKKILVFDKGGRKERMELIKKNQAPKDFLQSLDSLRENGFKIKHLSSTSAYKKSPLCLIFKPIEEIFSRISNIGLRPLSVFNFSNIINSSDYVVSLTDGFSISLGFYYAFINKKNKIRLAGAFHKLSDYDSKLPKFLKNIYFKIFTIILKRLDFVIFYGEADRTNSIKTFNIETKKTFTIKFGVDTDFWKPFNHSSFESNYIFSIGQDPGRDFNTLLKVNTKKRIHIHTSLIKAQNDNKFEITNGSYHKYKKSLTDLEIRSLYQKSFVVVVPLKNVYQPSGYSVTLQALSCGKPVILTLTKGLWAPQLFKSFENCILVNPYKKEEIEDAIKFLEESKDIYEKICTNARSTAINYFSLENAYASTYELFKKFN; the protein is encoded by the coding sequence ATGTTAAAAAAGATCTTAGTTTTTGATAAGGGTGGAAGAAAAGAAAGAATGGAACTTATAAAGAAAAATCAAGCTCCTAAAGATTTTCTTCAAAGTTTAGATTCCTTAAGGGAGAATGGTTTTAAAATAAAGCATTTATCTTCTACATCTGCTTACAAAAAAAGTCCTCTATGTTTGATCTTTAAACCTATTGAAGAAATTTTTAGCAGAATTTCCAATATTGGGTTAAGACCTTTATCAGTCTTTAATTTTAGCAACATAATTAATTCTTCCGACTACGTTGTAAGCCTCACAGATGGGTTCAGTATAAGTTTAGGATTTTATTATGCTTTTATTAATAAAAAAAACAAAATAAGGCTTGCAGGAGCATTCCATAAATTATCGGATTATGACTCTAAGTTGCCAAAGTTTCTCAAAAATATTTATTTTAAAATTTTCACAATTATTCTTAAAAGATTGGATTTCGTTATCTTTTATGGTGAAGCAGACAGAACAAATTCAATAAAAACTTTTAATATTGAGACAAAAAAAACATTTACTATCAAATTTGGAGTAGATACTGATTTCTGGAAACCTTTTAATCATTCTAGTTTTGAATCAAACTATATTTTTTCAATTGGCCAAGACCCTGGGAGAGATTTCAATACATTATTGAAAGTAAATACTAAAAAAAGGATTCACATTCATACAAGTCTAATTAAAGCTCAAAATGATAATAAATTTGAGATAACTAATGGCAGTTACCATAAATACAAAAAATCTTTAACGGATTTAGAGATTAGAAGTTTATATCAAAAATCTTTTGTTGTGGTAGTACCACTTAAAAATGTTTATCAGCCTAGCGGATATAGTGTAACTCTCCAAGCATTATCTTGCGGGAAACCGGTAATATTGACTTTGACAAAAGGATTATGGGCACCGCAATTGTTTAAGAGCTTTGAAAACTGTATCTTAGTTAATCCTTATAAAAAAGAAGAAATAGAAGATGCTATTAAGTTTTTAGAAGAAAGTAAAGATATTTATGAGAAAATTTGTACTAATGCTAGATCAACTGCCATAAATTATTTTTCATTAGAAAATGCATATGCATCAACTTACGAACTATTTAAAAAATTCAATTAA
- a CDS encoding PIG-L family deacetylase has product MINLINRSILIIAAHPDDEVLGCGGLLSKICNKSKISIIFIGEGSSCRYKNLNSKEIDNDIKERETASKKVSKKFNLHEIEFFNLPCGRFDQVPIIDINKIIESRISKFNPDIVFTHDPHDVNNDHRIIYRSTIMSTRPNSATNVSNIFTYEVPSSSECSFSEEGQFSPNFFVELSKSDLENKFEALSFYSSEIKPFPFPRSFKGIEAYSCFRGMQSALEYAEAFKLVRSINYVS; this is encoded by the coding sequence TTGATTAATTTAATTAATCGTTCCATTCTTATTATTGCAGCCCATCCTGATGACGAAGTATTAGGTTGTGGAGGATTACTAAGTAAGATATGTAATAAATCAAAAATTTCGATCATTTTTATTGGCGAAGGTAGTAGTTGTCGTTATAAAAATTTAAATTCAAAAGAAATAGATAATGATATTAAAGAAAGAGAAACTGCATCAAAAAAAGTATCCAAAAAGTTCAATTTACATGAAATAGAATTTTTTAATTTACCATGTGGGAGATTTGACCAAGTTCCAATAATAGATATTAATAAAATAATAGAATCAAGAATTTCAAAATTTAATCCTGATATTGTTTTTACCCATGATCCCCATGATGTTAATAACGATCATAGAATTATATATCGTTCAACAATAATGAGTACCAGACCTAATTCGGCAACAAATGTATCTAATATATTTACATACGAAGTACCATCAAGTAGCGAGTGTAGTTTTTCAGAAGAAGGTCAATTTTCCCCTAATTTTTTTGTTGAGTTGTCTAAATCAGATCTTGAAAATAAATTTGAAGCTTTATCCTTTTACAGTAGTGAAATCAAACCTTTTCCTTTTCCCAGATCATTTAAAGGAATAGAAGCTTATTCTTGTTTTAGAGGGATGCAATCAGCATTAGAATATGCAGAGGCATTTAAATTGGTTAGGTCAATTAATTATGTATCCTGA
- the pseB gene encoding UDP-N-acetylglucosamine 4,6-dehydratase (inverting): MNIQKSNILITGGTGSFGKYFLKKLLEKYKNIPRIVIYSRDELKQWELQQKYPKDEYPNLRFFLGDIRDLQRLKNALEKIDIVIHAAALKQVSAAEYNPIEFIKTNIIGSENIVRACLDTKVKKVIALSTDKAAAPINVYGATKLVSDKLFIAGNNIKGNRNLSFSCVRYGNVMGSRGSVIPLFIEKSLTGNLNITDPNMTRFNITLEEATEMVFWVLGNSYGGEIFVPKIPSYQITDLAEAIGPSCKKTIIGVRSGEKIHEEMITAADSYNTFDLGEYYAIIHPTNDIKRNQYKEHFQSLNLKFDQMKIGSSYNSKENEPYLTVKQIRDLIKTNLSEKFKPI, translated from the coding sequence ATGAACATACAAAAATCAAATATTTTAATAACTGGAGGGACAGGGAGCTTTGGGAAATATTTTTTGAAAAAATTACTTGAAAAATATAAAAATATTCCAAGAATTGTTATATACAGCAGAGATGAATTAAAACAATGGGAACTTCAACAAAAATATCCCAAAGATGAATATCCAAATTTAAGATTTTTCCTTGGGGATATTAGAGACCTTCAAAGATTAAAAAATGCATTAGAAAAAATTGATATTGTCATACATGCCGCTGCACTAAAGCAAGTATCAGCTGCAGAATACAATCCTATTGAATTTATAAAAACAAATATTATTGGATCAGAAAATATAGTACGTGCGTGCTTGGATACTAAAGTTAAAAAAGTTATCGCGCTAAGTACAGATAAAGCGGCTGCACCAATAAATGTCTATGGAGCTACAAAACTTGTTTCAGATAAACTTTTCATAGCGGGAAACAATATCAAAGGTAATAGGAATTTAAGTTTTTCTTGCGTTAGATATGGAAATGTAATGGGATCAAGGGGATCAGTAATTCCATTATTCATTGAAAAATCCCTAACTGGGAATTTAAATATTACAGATCCAAATATGACTCGTTTTAATATTACTCTTGAGGAAGCTACGGAAATGGTTTTTTGGGTTTTGGGAAATTCATATGGAGGAGAAATTTTTGTTCCTAAAATACCTAGTTACCAAATCACAGACCTCGCAGAAGCTATTGGACCAAGTTGTAAAAAAACAATAATTGGGGTTCGTAGTGGGGAAAAAATTCATGAAGAGATGATTACTGCTGCAGATAGTTATAATACTTTTGACTTAGGCGAATACTACGCAATTATTCATCCAACAAATGATATTAAAAGAAATCAATATAAGGAACATTTCCAGTCCTTAAATTTAAAATTTGATCAAATGAAAATTGGATCATCATATAATTCTAAAGAAAATGAACCTTATCTTACAGTTAAGCAAATCAGAGATTTAATAAAAACAAATCTCTCTGAAAAATTTAAGCCAATATGA
- the pseF gene encoding pseudaminic acid cytidylyltransferase, with product MKNICLIPARGGSKRIPKKNIKIFHGKPLIYWSIYKAKASELFDEIYVSTDDLEIAEIAESYGAKIPFIRPKDISDDYANDKDVRDHFLRWMKKNNMQAEILCYLYATAPFITKETLCGCRNLLLKSGSFSVHTVTSFPYPVQRALEQNENGAINFKWPKYSNSRSQDLPELLHDAGQCYFFNLKIYSQGGDIFGYKIPRIYANDIDTLEDFEIAEKLFKIIFNDNQKI from the coding sequence ATGAAAAATATCTGTTTAATACCAGCAAGGGGAGGTTCTAAAAGAATTCCAAAGAAAAATATTAAAATTTTTCATGGAAAACCTCTCATATATTGGTCTATTTATAAAGCAAAAGCATCTGAATTATTTGATGAAATATATGTTTCAACTGATGATTTAGAAATTGCAGAAATTGCGGAGAGCTATGGGGCTAAAATTCCTTTTATAAGGCCCAAAGATATATCAGATGATTATGCTAACGATAAAGATGTAAGGGATCATTTTCTTAGATGGATGAAAAAAAATAATATGCAAGCTGAAATTCTCTGTTATCTCTACGCAACTGCTCCATTTATTACAAAAGAAACATTATGTGGTTGCAGAAATCTACTTTTAAAATCTGGTTCCTTTTCAGTTCATACAGTTACAAGTTTTCCGTATCCCGTTCAAAGAGCATTAGAACAAAATGAGAATGGAGCAATTAATTTTAAATGGCCAAAATATTCCAATTCAAGAAGTCAAGACTTACCCGAGTTATTGCATGATGCCGGACAATGCTATTTTTTTAATCTAAAAATATATTCGCAGGGCGGAGATATATTTGGTTACAAAATACCTCGCATTTATGCAAACGATATAGATACTTTAGAGGATTTTGAAATCGCAGAAAAATTATTTAAAATAATTTTCAATGATAATCAAAAAATATAA
- a CDS encoding glycosyltransferase family 2 protein yields the protein MPNISFIITTYNYSKYIEECLDSILNQDQYEGNKIIIIDDGSQDDTYKIIKNRLSIPSIEYIQIENSGIEVASNYAINKINSPYFVRVDADDTLKSQYLSRFNKQLELKNNNDFFYSDYSVINEFSEIVQEINLPSFDKEEICRRGDFLATGTLYKKEKIDSVGRYDISRKNCGLENFSLILRLLINGCKGLHIPYSLFNYRIHSKNMSKKKRISILNYGNELTNNLLKMPYEVNCYHPYGLKID from the coding sequence ATGCCAAATATCTCTTTCATAATTACAACCTATAATTATTCAAAATATATTGAAGAATGTTTAGATTCGATATTAAATCAAGATCAATATGAAGGGAATAAAATCATAATTATTGATGATGGCAGTCAAGATGATACTTATAAAATAATTAAGAATAGACTTTCTATACCATCCATTGAATATATTCAAATAGAAAACTCAGGAATTGAAGTTGCATCCAATTACGCGATTAACAAAATTAATTCGCCATATTTTGTTAGGGTAGACGCAGATGATACTTTGAAGTCTCAATACTTATCTAGATTTAACAAACAATTAGAATTAAAAAATAATAATGATTTTTTTTATTCAGACTATAGTGTAATAAATGAGTTTTCAGAAATTGTTCAAGAAATAAATTTACCTAGTTTTGATAAGGAAGAGATTTGTAGAAGGGGAGATTTTCTTGCTACTGGAACACTTTATAAAAAGGAAAAAATCGACTCAGTGGGTAGATACGACATTTCAAGGAAAAATTGTGGTTTAGAAAATTTTTCATTAATCTTGCGACTATTAATTAATGGATGCAAAGGCCTTCACATTCCGTATTCTCTTTTTAATTACAGAATACATTCAAAAAATATGTCTAAAAAGAAAAGGATATCAATATTGAACTATGGAAACGAATTGACAAATAATTTATTAAAAATGCCTTATGAAGTAAACTGCTATCATCCCTACGGCTTAAAAATTGATTAA
- a CDS encoding glycosyltransferase: MKIAINYKLKKGSWGGGNQFVTSLVKASLKKGFVITFDLKERDIDIILLIDPRSYTSEVTFGSFDVILYLLFRNYKTIVVHRINECDERKNTKYINRFLKWTNYCSDFTVFISSWLKSLDIYQQDKPHRVILNGGDTNFFQVDKEISWKGDEPLKLVTHHWSPNLMKGFDVYRDIDALLNNEEFMNKIEFTYIGNLPYGFKFQNSRHIEPISGKKLGLELSKNHVYISASINEPAGMHHIEGALCGLPIIYRESGALPEYCMNYGISFKKNNYLPAINEMFLKYPQFKRKITFYPYTAKKMTDEYLTLFTELVGKRKEIIKNRNLFRKPSLLIKNFLLVFLKINNIVKFLKKMNSKRIMK, translated from the coding sequence TTGAAAATTGCAATCAACTATAAATTAAAAAAAGGATCATGGGGAGGTGGTAATCAATTTGTAACTTCTTTAGTCAAGGCTTCTTTGAAAAAAGGATTTGTAATCACTTTTGATCTGAAAGAAAGAGATATCGATATAATTCTTTTAATAGATCCGAGATCATATACTTCAGAAGTTACATTTGGTTCTTTCGATGTAATTTTATATCTACTTTTTAGGAACTATAAGACGATAGTTGTTCATAGGATAAATGAATGTGACGAAAGAAAAAATACTAAATATATTAATAGATTCTTAAAATGGACTAATTACTGTTCTGACTTTACAGTCTTTATCTCTTCATGGTTAAAAAGCTTAGATATTTATCAGCAGGATAAGCCACATAGGGTAATTCTAAATGGTGGAGATACTAATTTTTTCCAAGTTGATAAAGAAATTTCATGGAAAGGTGATGAACCTTTGAAGCTTGTTACACATCATTGGAGCCCAAACCTAATGAAAGGTTTTGATGTCTATAGGGATATTGATGCTTTATTAAATAATGAAGAATTTATGAACAAAATTGAATTCACTTATATCGGTAATCTACCTTATGGATTCAAATTTCAAAACTCCAGGCATATTGAACCAATAAGTGGGAAGAAATTAGGATTAGAGCTTTCTAAGAATCACGTTTACATATCTGCATCTATAAACGAACCTGCAGGAATGCATCACATTGAGGGTGCATTATGTGGCTTGCCGATAATCTATAGAGAAAGTGGTGCTTTGCCTGAATATTGCATGAATTACGGGATTTCTTTTAAAAAGAATAATTATTTACCAGCAATAAATGAAATGTTTTTGAAATATCCACAATTTAAGCGGAAAATCACTTTTTATCCTTATACTGCAAAAAAAATGACGGATGAATATCTAACTTTATTTACTGAATTAGTTGGCAAAAGAAAAGAAATTATAAAAAATAGAAATCTTTTCAGAAAACCTTCTTTGTTAATAAAAAACTTTTTACTAGTATTTTTAAAAATAAATAATATAGTAAAATTTTTAAAGAAAATGAATTCGAAAAGAATTATGAAATGA